A genomic segment from Torulaspora globosa chromosome 3, complete sequence encodes:
- the CIT2 gene encoding citrate (Si)-synthase CIT2 (TDEL0B05830 CIT1/CIT2 Anc_1.422), which produces MSYVLSTSTRNLLAKNVLKLSTKNGTASLQPLACSRFYSNAEKTLKERFAEIFPSKAEEIKQLKKECGDTVIDKVTLNQAYGGMRGIKGLVWEGSVLDPEEGIRFRGRTIPEIQKELPKAANSDEPLPEALFWLLLTGEIPSDAQVKALSADLASRSELPEHVTNLLDSLPRDLHPMAQFSIAVTALESESKFAKAYAQGVAKKDYWNYTFEDSLDLLGKLPVIASKIYRNVFKDGKIGEIDANADYGKNLAQLLGYPNKDFVELMRLYLTIHSDHEGGNVSAHTTHLVGSALSSPYLSLAAGLNGLAGPLHGRANQEVLEWLFKLREEVNGDYSKETIEKYLWDTLNAGRVVPGYGHAVLRKTDPRYTAQREFALKHFPDYELFKLVSTIYEVAPGVLQKQGKTKNPWPNVDSHSGVLLQYYGLTEASFYTVLFGVSRAFGVLPQLIIDRAVGAPIERPKSFSTEKYIQLVKNINANK; this is translated from the coding sequence ATGTCGTACGTATTATcaacatcaacaagaaaccTATTGGCGAAAAATGTGCTGAAGCTAAGTACTAAAAACGGTACTGCTTCTCTTCAGCCGTTGGCTTGTAGCAGATTTTATAGCAATGCTGAGAAGACCTTAAAGGAAAGGTTTGCAGAAATTTTCCCATCGAAAGCTGAAGAGATCAAAcaactgaagaaggaatGCGGTGATACTGTGATTGATAAAGTTACATTGAACCAGGCTTATGGTGGTATGCGCGGTATTAAGGGTTTGGTCTGGGAAGGTTCAGTGCTAGACCCAGAGGAAGGTATCAGATTTAGAGGTCGTACCATCCCGgagattcagaaagaatTACCAAAGGCTGCTAACAGCGATGAGCCATTACCAGAAGCTCTCTTCTGGTTGCTGTTGACCGGCGAAATCCCATCCGATGCCCAGGTCAAGGCTCTATCTGCCGATTTAGCCTCTAGATCGGAATTGCCAGAGCACGTGACAAACCTTCTGGACAGCCTACCAAGGGACTTGCATCCAATGGCTCAATTCTCCATTGCCGTTACAGCTTTGGAGAGCGAGTCCAAGTTTGCCAAGGCCTATGCTCAGGGTgtggccaagaaggactACTGGAATTACacatttgaagattctcTAGACCTGCTGGGCAAGTTGCCCGTCATCGCATCTAAGATTTACCGCAACGTGTTCAAGGATGGTAAGATTGGTGAAATAGACGCCAATGCTGATTACGGTAAGAACTTGGCCCAACTTCTGGGTTACCCTAATAAGGATTTTGTCGAGTTGATGAGATTGTACTTGACCATTCACTCCGATCACGAAGGTGGTAATGTTTCCGCTCACACCACTCATTTAGTCGGTTCAGCGTTGTCATCACCATACCTATCTCTAGCCGCTGGTCTTAATGGTTTGGCTGGTCCATTGCATGGCCGTGCTAATCAAGAAGTCTTGGAATGGTTGTTCAAGTTGAGAGAAGAAGTTAATGGTGACTACTCTAAGGAAACAATCGAGAAATACCTATGGGACACATTGAACGCAGGTAGAGTGGTTCCAGGTTACGGGCACGCCGTCTTGAGAAAAACTGATCCTCGTTACACTGCTCAAAGGGAGTTCGCTTTGAAGCACTTCCCAGATTACGAGTTGTTCAAATTGGTTTCTACAATATACGAAGTCGCGCCAGGCGTGTTGCAAAAGCAAGGCAAGACCAAGAATCCATGGCCAAACGTCGATTCACACTCCGGTGTTCTATTGCAGTACTACGGTCTAACTGAGGCATCTTTCTACACAGTTTTGTTTGGTGTTTCCAGAGCCTTCGGTGTATTGCCTCAGTTGATTATCGACAGAGCTGTCGGAGCCCCAATTGAAAGACCAAAATCGTTCTCGACCGAAAAGTACATTCAACTGGTCAAAAACATCAACGCCAACAAATGA
- the SAT4 gene encoding serine/threonine protein kinase SAT4 (ancestral locus Anc_1.423), protein MIANREAERSSASTVSRRNTLSKMARLFGAGTGSKSSVTVASDTHQTTPKLLTVDPLPSANCQAKSKKAGGLPTSGLVAAHSPVSGGKPVISPLTSSSSSSIRSSMSGMSLSSTSPTTANGSSSQVRDESKQPSVNHSSVNVANHGSVTNLLALSSSGPACGRFVVHEDGSHEHHLKNAKRQEKLTSMFKNMVGAQKIRGQAKSAVPDIMVDAKNSNQHRTDPPTLFAGLMRQMASMNENGGESVPFSGASDGSEKRWYKSAAGADSSTSISAALSNFDSRCFAEKYGRCQEVLGKGAFGVVRICHKKNPSPTGNNKEILYAVKEFKRRSNEPAAKFSKRLASEFCISSSLRHTNIIMTFDLFQDAKGDYCEVMEYCAGGDLFTLIVAAGKLEYLEADCFFKQLIRGVVYMHDMGVCHRDLKPENLLLTSQGTLKIIDFGNSECFKMAWEKDIHLSGGVCGSSPYIAPEEYSHEEFDPRPVDIWSCGVIYMAMRTGRQLWRVAQKDDEFFAKYLRGRKEKGGYEPIENLKRARCRNVIYSMLDPVPHRRISGKQILNSEWGREIKCCNDGHAMK, encoded by the coding sequence ATGATTGCCAATAGAGAGGCTGAGAGGAGCTCTGCGTCGACGGTGTCGAGAAGGAATACCCTGTCGAAGATGGCAAGACTGTTTGGGGCTGGAACAGGTTCGAAATCATCTGTCACTGTTGCTTCAGATACACATCAAACTACCCCAAAGCTTCTTACGGTGGATCCGCTGCCGAGCGCTAACTGTCAAGCCAAGTCGAAAAAAGCGGGCGGCTTGCCGACTTCTGGTTTGGTAGCGGCTCATTCGCCAGTTAGCGGTGGCAAGCCTGTGATCTCGCCACTGacttcctcatcttcgtcgtcaaTAAGGTCGTCAATGTCCGGCATGTCTTTGTCGTCTACCTCTCCGACTACAGCTAACGGGTCGTCTTCTCAAGTGAGAGATGAGTCTAAGCAGCCATCGGTCAACCACTCCAGTGTGAACGTTGCTAATCATGGCAGTGTCACCAATCTGTTGGCGCTTAGCTCTTCTGGGCCTGCATGCGGTCGTTTTGTGGTACATGAAGACGGTTCGCACGAGCaccatttgaagaacgcAAAGAGGCAGGAAAAGCTGACCAGCATGTTCAAGAATATGGTTGGCGCTCAGAAGATACGTGGCCAGGCCAAGTCTGCGGTTCCCGACATCATGGTGGACGCCAAGAATAGCAATCAACATAGAACAGATCCGCCAACCCTGTTCGCCGGTTTGATGAGACAAATGGCAAGTATGAATGAGAATGGTGGCGAATCGGTGCCATTTAGTGGAGCGTCCGATGGCAGCGAGAAAAGATGGTACAAAAGTGCGGCAGGAGCGgattcttcaacttcaatcTCCGCTGCGCTGAGTAACTTTGACTCGCGCTGCTTTGCCGAGAAGTACGGTCGTTGCCAAGAAGTTCTTGGTAAAGGTGCATTCGGCGTGGTTAGAATTTGTCACAAGAAGAATCCTTCACCGACCGGTAACAATAAGGAGATTCTTTATGCTGTAAAGGAATTCAAGAGGCGATCTAACGAACCAGCTGcgaaattttccaaaaggcTAGCATCCGAATTTTGCATTTCATCCTCTCTGCGTCACACAAACATCATCATGACATTTGATTTATTCCAGGATGCGAAGGGTGATTACTGTGAAGTTATGGAGTATTGTGCTGGTGGTGACTTGTTCACATTAATTGTCGCCGCAGGAAAACTGGAATACCTGGAGGCAGATTGTTTTTTCAAACAGCTAATACGAGGTGTTGTCTATATGCATGATATGGGTGTTTGCCACAGAGATCTGAAGCCTGAGAACCTCTTGCTCACATCTCAAGGAACTCTGAAAATCATTGATTTTGGCAACAGTGAGTGTTTCAAGATGGCATGGGAAAAGGATATTCATCTGAGTGGCGGTGTTTGCGGTTCAAGCCCTTATATCGCTCCCGAGGAATACAGCCATGAAGAATTCGATCCAAGACCAGTGGATATCTGGTCATGTGGTGTTATTTACATGGCCATGAGAACCGGCCGCCAGCTGTGGAGGGTTGCtcagaaagatgatgagTTTTTTGCTAAGTACCTGCGAGGCAGAAAAGAAAAAGGCGGCTATGAGCCAAtcgaaaacttgaagagaGCTCGATGCAGAAACGTTATTTATTCCATGCTGGACCCTGTTCCGCACCGGCGAATCAGCGGAAAGCAGATTCTAAACAGTGAATGGGGCAGGGAGATTAAGTGCTGCAATGATGGTCACGCAATGAAGTGA